One region of Hoeflea sp. 108 genomic DNA includes:
- a CDS encoding extracellular solute-binding protein: MKACLNRTIAAAGMAAVLLSGAWMPAHAEDGEWHTSSALIGASKYGDDFKQYDYVNPNAPKGGTLNTTTSGTFDSFNPYIVPGNPAAGFAGFGGGLLYDTLMEQSVDEGSVSHPLVADAYKFPADFSSATYRLDPRAKWHDGQPITVDDVIWSFKTLKANSPLYNKYYANVTEAVATGEREVTFHFDQKGNRELPKIMGDLVVLPKHWWEGTDASGKKRDITRPTQEPPLGSAAYKISSFKPGSEIVWERVPDYWGAQLPVKVGRENFDKRRYIYFLDDNAAWQAFTKGGFQDVRAESSAKRWATEYTFPAFQAGDVTKVEYATTSGQPMQAYVMNSRRPQFQDPRVRKALTMAFDFETMNRNIFFGAYKRTDSYFEGGELASSGIPQGKELEILEPFRDKLPPELFTQEFKLPLYDTPQAGRENLRGAVQLFKEAGWVNRGGKMVNEKTGEQFTIEFLGNDPIDERVATPFIDSLRRLGIDATLRIIDESQYINRTRSFDFDMLALSGFQQSQSPGNEQRDFFSSKAADTPGSRNLAGIKDPVVDALVERVIFATDRDDLLAATHALDRVLLWNYYMVPQWHLGKVRIAYWNKFGIPEKQPSYIGVDLDSWWIDKDKEAALAAKYKGVN, from the coding sequence ATGAAGGCATGCCTGAACAGGACAATCGCAGCAGCCGGCATGGCGGCTGTGCTTCTTTCGGGCGCCTGGATGCCGGCACATGCCGAGGACGGCGAGTGGCACACGAGTTCGGCGCTGATCGGCGCCTCGAAATATGGCGACGACTTCAAGCAGTATGACTACGTCAATCCGAATGCGCCCAAGGGCGGCACGCTAAATACGACGACATCAGGCACCTTCGACAGCTTCAATCCCTACATCGTGCCCGGCAATCCGGCAGCGGGCTTCGCCGGCTTCGGCGGCGGCCTTTTGTACGACACGCTGATGGAGCAGTCGGTCGACGAAGGCAGCGTCAGTCATCCGCTCGTCGCCGATGCCTACAAGTTCCCTGCGGACTTTTCCTCGGCGACCTATCGTCTCGACCCGCGCGCCAAATGGCATGACGGACAGCCAATCACCGTCGACGACGTCATCTGGTCGTTCAAGACGCTGAAGGCCAACAGCCCGCTCTACAACAAGTACTACGCCAATGTGACCGAGGCGGTCGCCACCGGCGAACGCGAGGTGACGTTCCATTTCGACCAGAAGGGCAACCGCGAGCTGCCCAAGATCATGGGCGACCTCGTGGTCCTGCCCAAGCACTGGTGGGAGGGCACCGACGCTTCAGGCAAGAAGCGCGACATCACCCGCCCGACGCAGGAACCGCCGCTCGGCTCGGCCGCCTACAAGATTTCGAGCTTCAAGCCGGGCTCGGAGATCGTCTGGGAGCGCGTGCCCGATTATTGGGGCGCGCAACTGCCGGTGAAGGTCGGCCGCGAGAACTTCGACAAGCGGCGCTACATCTATTTCCTCGACGACAATGCCGCCTGGCAGGCATTCACCAAGGGTGGTTTCCAGGATGTCCGCGCCGAGTCGAGCGCAAAACGCTGGGCGACCGAATATACATTCCCGGCCTTCCAGGCTGGCGACGTCACCAAGGTCGAGTATGCGACGACGTCGGGGCAGCCGATGCAGGCCTATGTGATGAACTCGCGCCGGCCGCAGTTCCAGGATCCGCGCGTGCGCAAGGCGCTCACCATGGCCTTCGATTTCGAGACCATGAACCGCAACATCTTCTTTGGCGCCTACAAGCGTACCGATAGCTACTTCGAAGGCGGCGAGCTTGCCTCCAGCGGCATCCCGCAAGGCAAGGAACTCGAGATACTCGAGCCCTTCCGCGACAAGCTGCCGCCAGAACTGTTCACCCAGGAATTCAAGCTGCCGCTCTACGACACGCCGCAGGCAGGCCGCGAAAACCTGCGCGGCGCCGTTCAGTTGTTCAAGGAAGCCGGCTGGGTGAACCGCGGCGGCAAGATGGTCAATGAAAAGACCGGCGAGCAGTTCACCATCGAGTTCCTCGGTAACGACCCCATCGACGAACGCGTGGCAACGCCGTTTATCGACAGCCTGCGCCGCCTAGGCATCGACGCGACGTTGCGTATCATCGACGAGAGCCAGTACATCAACCGTACCCGCTCGTTCGATTTCGACATGCTGGCGCTGTCGGGCTTCCAGCAGTCGCAGTCGCCCGGAAACGAGCAGCGCGACTTCTTCAGCTCCAAGGCCGCCGACACGCCCGGATCGCGCAACCTCGCCGGCATCAAGGACCCGGTCGTCGATGCGCTCGTCGAACGCGTCATCTTCGCTACCGACCGCGACGACCTGCTGGCCGCCACCCATGCGCTCGACCGGGTTCTCCTGTGGAACTACTACATGGTCCCGCAGTGGCACCTGGGGAAAGTGCGCATCGCCTACTGGAACAAATTCGGCATTCCCGAGAAGCAGCCAAGCTACATTGGCGTGGACCTCGATTCCTGGTGGATCGACAAGGACAAGGAAGCGGCGCTGGCCGCCAAGTACAAGGGCGTCAATTGA
- a CDS encoding LysR substrate-binding domain-containing protein — MLIAPGQIPPFQTLRAFVAVARAKSFTKAADVLGVTQTAVSHQIAQLEGWIGAPLFSRDRTGVLPTRLGNELLPDVSSLLENLSDVLGRARRGSSASRRLRVSTSPEFSSQWLAPRLQQFCAAHPDIDLSVTVEYRRTRFAADEVDVAIWLAGPVAEHGAEPLTNDEEFVVCAPILDRTLPEKDGLAAAPLLRYAGARHTVLDWGRWHGQMYDRLQAAPVEDFDSGPCYPTFAEMLEACRGGEGFALVRSSLVASDLRAGHLVRCFSESTVSDLQYQLVVSPERRRDAEVLAFRTWLFAEMSAAHNS; from the coding sequence ATGCTGATTGCGCCGGGTCAGATACCTCCATTCCAGACGCTTCGGGCGTTTGTCGCGGTCGCGCGAGCGAAAAGCTTCACCAAGGCAGCCGACGTCCTGGGTGTCACCCAAACCGCCGTCAGCCATCAGATTGCACAACTCGAGGGCTGGATCGGCGCCCCTCTCTTCTCACGCGACAGGACCGGCGTCCTGCCGACAAGGCTCGGCAACGAGCTGCTGCCCGACGTCTCCTCGCTGCTTGAAAATCTGTCTGATGTTCTGGGGCGCGCCCGCCGAGGCAGTTCCGCGAGCCGCAGGCTCAGGGTGTCGACGTCGCCCGAGTTCTCGTCGCAGTGGCTGGCGCCAAGGCTGCAGCAATTCTGCGCTGCCCATCCCGATATCGACCTGAGCGTGACGGTCGAATATCGCCGGACCCGGTTCGCCGCCGATGAGGTCGATGTCGCGATCTGGCTGGCCGGACCGGTGGCGGAACATGGCGCTGAGCCGCTGACCAACGACGAGGAATTCGTGGTTTGCGCGCCGATTCTGGACCGGACGTTGCCGGAGAAGGACGGGCTCGCCGCAGCCCCGTTGCTGCGCTACGCCGGAGCGCGTCACACCGTCCTCGACTGGGGGCGGTGGCATGGCCAGATGTACGACCGGTTGCAGGCGGCGCCGGTCGAGGATTTCGACAGCGGACCGTGCTACCCGACTTTTGCGGAAATGCTGGAGGCGTGCCGGGGAGGTGAGGGCTTCGCTCTCGTCCGAAGCTCGCTGGTCGCCTCCGACCTGCGCGCCGGACACCTCGTGCGCTGCTTCTCGGAAAGCACGGTTTCGGATCTTCAATATCAGCTGGTGGTGAGCCCGGAACGGCGACGCGACGCCGAGGTGCTGGCGTTTCGAACTTGGCTGTTCGCCGAGATGTCGGCAGCGCATAACAGCTAG
- a CDS encoding 3-deoxy-manno-octulosonate cytidylyltransferase, translated as MSTLVLIPARMASTRLPGKPLADIAGRPMIVHVAARATESGLGRVVVATDTEAVAEAVRAQGFEAVMTRADHESGSDRIFEALTKLDPKSEVETIVNVQGDLPTIDPGIIQAALRPLENAVVDISTLGVEITRQEEKVDPNVPKIIGSPLSAERMRALYFTRATAPWGDGPLYHHVGLYVYRRAALERFVSLSPSPLEKREKLEQLRALEAGMRIDVEIVDTVPLGVDTPEHLERARELLSK; from the coding sequence ATGTCCACCCTTGTCCTGATCCCCGCCAGAATGGCCTCTACGCGCTTGCCGGGCAAGCCGCTCGCCGATATCGCCGGCCGCCCGATGATCGTCCATGTTGCAGCGCGCGCCACAGAAAGCGGTCTCGGCCGTGTCGTGGTCGCCACCGACACCGAGGCCGTCGCCGAGGCAGTGAGGGCGCAAGGCTTCGAGGCGGTGATGACCCGAGCCGACCATGAGTCGGGCTCCGACCGCATCTTCGAGGCGCTGACCAAGCTCGATCCCAAGAGTGAGGTCGAGACCATCGTCAATGTCCAGGGTGACCTGCCGACCATCGATCCAGGTATTATCCAGGCGGCGCTGAGGCCGCTGGAGAACGCTGTCGTCGACATCTCGACGCTTGGCGTGGAGATCACGCGCCAGGAGGAAAAGGTCGATCCGAACGTACCCAAGATCATCGGCTCGCCGTTGTCGGCCGAGCGCATGAGGGCACTCTACTTTACCCGCGCCACGGCACCGTGGGGCGACGGCCCGCTCTACCACCACGTCGGGCTCTATGTTTACCGCCGCGCCGCACTCGAACGCTTCGTCAGTCTCAGCCCGTCGCCGCTCGAAAAGCGCGAGAAGCTGGAGCAATTGCGGGCGCTGGAGGCGGGCATGCGCATCGACGTCGAGATCGTCGACACCGTGCCGCTCGGCGTCGACACGCCCGAACATCTCGAGCGCGCCCGCGAACTTCTTTCAAAATAG
- the nudC gene encoding NAD(+) diphosphatase, which yields MPFSLSNAPEREASQFIGFAGNLIDRQSEKRSDDSARLALAEPATRLLLVASSRLVIDFANDMANPYFQLATARMLGGRLDDAVLLGRTDGTATLAVPVGIEPDSVPAPLKSVDFRSVVTQAIVDEAALGALAQGAALLAWHASHRFCGRCGAPSEMRAGGYKRVCTACATEHFPRTDPVAIMLTVAGDKCLLGRSRHFQPNMYSALAGFIEPGETIEAAVRRETFEEAGIRLGRVVYHASQPWPFPYSLMIGCYGEALNEDIVADTDELEDCRWFSREEVLQMLSGIHPGELRVPPRHAIAHHLIRAWADEA from the coding sequence ATGCCCTTCAGCCTGTCCAACGCACCCGAACGGGAGGCGAGCCAGTTCATCGGCTTTGCCGGCAACCTCATCGACCGCCAGTCGGAGAAGCGCAGCGACGATTCCGCCCGGCTGGCGCTCGCCGAGCCCGCAACGCGCCTGCTTCTGGTTGCCTCCAGCCGGCTGGTCATCGACTTCGCCAATGATATGGCAAATCCCTACTTTCAATTGGCCACGGCAAGGATGCTGGGCGGTCGGCTGGACGATGCGGTACTGCTCGGCCGCACGGACGGCACAGCGACGCTCGCGGTGCCTGTCGGCATCGAACCGGACAGCGTGCCTGCACCGCTGAAGTCGGTCGATTTCCGCTCCGTGGTGACGCAGGCCATCGTCGACGAGGCAGCGCTTGGCGCGCTGGCACAGGGGGCTGCCCTGCTCGCCTGGCACGCCAGCCACCGTTTCTGCGGCCGTTGCGGCGCGCCTTCAGAGATGCGGGCGGGCGGCTACAAGCGGGTCTGCACCGCCTGTGCCACCGAACATTTCCCGCGCACCGATCCGGTGGCGATCATGCTGACGGTTGCGGGCGACAAGTGCCTGCTCGGCCGCAGCCGCCATTTCCAGCCCAACATGTATTCGGCGCTGGCCGGTTTCATCGAGCCCGGCGAGACGATCGAGGCCGCGGTACGCCGCGAAACCTTCGAGGAAGCGGGCATCCGCCTCGGCCGTGTCGTCTACCACGCCAGCCAGCCCTGGCCATTCCCCTATTCGCTGATGATCGGCTGCTACGGCGAGGCGCTGAACGAGGATATCGTCGCCGACACCGACGAACTCGAGGACTGCCGCTGGTTTTCGCGCGAGGAAGTCCTACAGATGCTCTCTGGCATCCATCCGGGCGAACTGAGGGTGCCGCCGCGCCACGCCATCGCCCATCACCTCATCCGCGCCTGGGCGGACGAGGCTTAG
- a CDS encoding DNA polymerase III subunit gamma/tau — MSEAGQTDKSKNGAYRVLARKYRPADFAALVGQEPMVQTLTNAFATGRIAQAWMLTGVRGVGKTTTARILARALNYKTADIDRPSVDLTIPGEHCQAIMEGRHVDVIEMDAASHTGIDDIRDIIERVRYAPVSARYKVYIIDEVHMLSTQAFNGLLKTLEEPPPHVKFIFATTEIRKVPITVLSRCQRFDLRRIDAGKLVGHLSNIARQEGIEVEDDALAMVARAAEGSARDSLSIFDQAIAHGAGKVTAEAVRAMLGLADRARVVDLFENVMKGDVAAALDELRAQYDTGADPVAVLNDLAEFTHLVTRLRFVPTAADDASLSEDERKRGLEFAQSLSVRVLSRAWQMLLKGIPEVQSSNRPVSAAEMVLIRLAHAADLPTLDEALRSLGDAPSQPAGGPRNGGMPAGGGNGGPAASAVSQARMPVTNGGGQAMRLVEAAPAPVAFAAPQPQPEPVVDAVPVRSMTELANLAEANREMAFKVLIRRAVRPVRIEPGHMEVSLTNDAPRTFLNDLTVKLKAWTGRHWLVSLSKEEGGPTLAEIEATKREVALTDAKADPTVAAILARFPGAKIIDVRLPTTPEAVDADTDAEPLPDPGIGFDNDDDDPF; from the coding sequence ATGAGCGAAGCCGGACAAACCGATAAGAGCAAGAACGGCGCCTACCGCGTCCTTGCGCGCAAATATCGCCCAGCAGATTTTGCGGCCCTCGTCGGCCAGGAGCCGATGGTCCAGACGCTGACGAATGCGTTTGCCACCGGCCGCATCGCGCAAGCCTGGATGCTGACCGGCGTCCGTGGAGTCGGCAAGACGACCACAGCCCGCATCCTCGCCCGTGCGCTCAACTACAAGACGGCTGATATCGACCGTCCGTCGGTCGACCTGACCATTCCCGGCGAGCACTGCCAGGCGATCATGGAAGGCCGCCATGTCGATGTCATCGAGATGGACGCGGCCTCTCATACAGGTATCGACGACATCAGGGATATCATCGAGCGCGTCCGCTACGCCCCGGTGTCGGCCCGCTACAAGGTCTATATCATCGACGAGGTGCATATGCTCTCGACGCAGGCCTTCAATGGCCTGCTGAAGACGCTCGAGGAGCCGCCGCCCCACGTCAAGTTCATCTTCGCCACCACCGAGATCCGCAAGGTTCCGATTACGGTGCTGTCGCGCTGCCAGCGCTTCGACCTGCGCCGTATCGACGCCGGCAAGCTCGTTGGCCACCTCTCCAACATCGCTCGCCAGGAAGGCATCGAGGTCGAGGACGACGCGCTCGCCATGGTCGCTCGCGCGGCTGAAGGTTCGGCGCGCGATTCGCTGTCGATCTTCGATCAGGCTATTGCCCACGGCGCCGGCAAGGTCACGGCGGAGGCCGTGCGTGCCATGCTCGGCCTCGCCGATCGTGCCCGCGTCGTCGACCTGTTCGAAAACGTCATGAAGGGCGATGTCGCAGCGGCTCTCGATGAACTCAGGGCGCAATACGACACCGGCGCCGACCCGGTCGCCGTGCTCAACGACCTTGCCGAATTCACCCATCTCGTCACCCGCCTGCGCTTTGTGCCGACGGCAGCCGACGATGCGTCGCTGTCCGAGGACGAGCGCAAGCGCGGCCTGGAATTTGCGCAATCGCTCTCGGTGCGCGTGCTGTCACGCGCGTGGCAGATGCTGCTCAAGGGCATTCCCGAGGTGCAGTCGTCCAACCGGCCCGTGAGTGCCGCCGAAATGGTGCTGATCCGGCTGGCGCACGCCGCCGACCTGCCCACCCTCGACGAGGCGTTGAGATCGCTCGGCGATGCGCCGTCGCAGCCGGCAGGTGGCCCGCGCAATGGCGGCATGCCGGCAGGCGGCGGCAACGGCGGTCCGGCTGCGTCCGCCGTGTCGCAGGCGCGCATGCCGGTGACCAATGGCGGCGGCCAGGCGATGCGGCTGGTCGAGGCTGCGCCCGCGCCGGTGGCCTTTGCCGCGCCTCAGCCGCAGCCCGAACCCGTTGTCGACGCGGTGCCGGTGCGGTCGATGACCGAGCTTGCAAATCTGGCCGAGGCCAATCGCGAGATGGCCTTCAAGGTGCTGATCCGCCGCGCCGTGCGCCCGGTCCGCATCGAGCCGGGGCACATGGAAGTCAGCCTGACCAACGATGCGCCCAGGACTTTCCTCAACGACCTGACGGTCAAGCTCAAGGCCTGGACAGGCCGCCATTGGCTGGTGTCGCTGTCGAAGGAAGAGGGCGGACCGACGCTGGCTGAGATCGAGGCCACCAAGCGCGAGGTCGCCCTGACCGATGCGAAGGCGGACCCGACAGTGGCGGCGATCCTGGCGCGCTTTCCCGGTGCCAAGATCATCGACGTACGGTTGCCGACGACGCCGGAGGCTGTGGATGCGGATACCGACGCCGAACCGCTGCCCGATCCGGGCATCGGGTTCGACAATGACGATGACGACCCGTTCTGA
- a CDS encoding zinc-dependent alcohol dehydrogenase family protein: MKAVLFEQFGQAPSVQRVADPTPASGGVVIKVEASGLCRSDWHGWMGHDPDIVLPHVPGHELAGIVVAAGPLVTRWKAGDRVTVPFVGGCGRCFECTSGNHQVCEHQFQPGFTAWGSFAEHVAVDFADTNLVRLPDSMDFVTAASLGCRFVTSFRAVIDQGRVKPGEWVAVHGCGGVGLSAIMIAAAAGANVIAIDLSDDKLDFARRMGAVAAINAARETDVVGAVRELTAGGAHLSLDALGHPATCYNSIANLRRRGRHVQVGLMLGDHADPKIPMGKVIAHELEILGSHGMQAFRYEAMMQMIEVGKLAPQMLIGRHIGLDEVPLALMAMDRFEGLGISVVTQF, encoded by the coding sequence ATGAAAGCAGTGCTTTTCGAGCAGTTCGGCCAGGCGCCCAGCGTCCAGCGGGTCGCCGATCCGACGCCGGCATCCGGCGGCGTGGTCATCAAGGTCGAGGCCTCCGGGCTCTGCCGCAGCGACTGGCATGGCTGGATGGGACACGATCCGGACATCGTTTTGCCGCATGTGCCTGGCCACGAGCTCGCGGGCATCGTCGTGGCGGCGGGGCCGCTGGTCACGCGCTGGAAGGCCGGCGACCGGGTGACGGTGCCGTTCGTCGGCGGTTGCGGCCGCTGCTTCGAATGCACCTCGGGCAACCACCAGGTCTGCGAGCACCAGTTCCAGCCCGGCTTCACCGCCTGGGGCTCGTTCGCCGAACATGTCGCCGTCGACTTCGCCGATACCAACCTGGTGCGACTGCCCGACAGCATGGATTTCGTCACGGCAGCCAGCCTCGGCTGCCGCTTCGTCACCTCGTTCCGGGCGGTCATCGATCAAGGCCGGGTCAAGCCGGGTGAATGGGTGGCAGTCCATGGCTGCGGCGGCGTCGGCCTGTCGGCCATCATGATCGCGGCGGCAGCCGGGGCGAATGTCATTGCCATCGATCTCTCCGATGACAAGCTCGACTTCGCCCGCAGGATGGGCGCGGTGGCCGCCATCAACGCTGCGCGCGAGACCGACGTGGTCGGCGCGGTGCGGGAACTCACTGCCGGCGGCGCGCATCTTTCGCTCGACGCGCTCGGCCACCCCGCCACCTGCTACAACTCGATCGCCAATCTCCGGCGCCGCGGCCGCCATGTCCAGGTCGGGCTGATGCTCGGCGACCACGCCGATCCGAAGATCCCGATGGGCAAGGTGATCGCCCACGAACTCGAAATCCTCGGCAGCCACGGCATGCAGGCCTTCCGCTACGAAGCGATGATGCAGATGATCGAGGTGGGCAAACTTGCCCCGCAGATGCTCATAGGCAGGCACATCGGCCTCGATGAGGTGCCTCTGGCGCTGATGGCCATGGACCGCTTCGAGGGACTGGGAATCAGCGTGGTGACGCAGTTCTAG
- a CDS encoding DUF1772 domain-containing protein: MLAGQIALACAAAFAGAAFYINFAEQPARLGLDDKNLLEQWKPSYARGFVMQASLAVVSGLLGLLAVWLSADWRWIVGALLMLANWPYTLLVILPTNKQIEAIASDDAGTASRTLIMRWGTLHAVRTALGCAAAVAYLWALNSQGF; this comes from the coding sequence ATGTTGGCCGGTCAGATCGCACTTGCCTGTGCCGCAGCCTTTGCCGGTGCTGCATTCTACATCAATTTTGCCGAACAGCCCGCACGTCTAGGCCTCGACGACAAAAATCTGCTGGAGCAATGGAAGCCGAGCTACGCTAGGGGCTTCGTCATGCAAGCGAGCCTGGCTGTCGTGTCGGGGCTGCTGGGCCTGCTCGCCGTCTGGCTTTCGGCCGATTGGCGCTGGATCGTCGGCGCGCTGCTGATGCTCGCCAACTGGCCCTATACGCTGCTGGTGATCCTGCCCACCAACAAGCAGATCGAGGCGATAGCAAGCGACGATGCCGGCACGGCTTCGCGCACTCTCATCATGCGCTGGGGCACCTTGCATGCCGTTCGCACCGCGCTTGGCTGTGCGGCGGCAGTCGCCTATCTCTGGGCGCTCAATTCACAGGGCTTCTGA
- a CDS encoding cytochrome c family protein translates to MDSFEMNKVLGGLLGTAFVVFSISLVSDAIFASPVPEKPGFTIEAAEEAGAGAGGGEAAAAAVPIAQLLASANAEAGAAVFKKCTACHSIEKGGPNKVGPDLWGVVNRPMASHEGFAYSGGMKEFSQGSTVVWDFEHLNHFLTSPKAYIKGTAMGFAGIKKDDERANLIAYLNSQSDSPAPLPAPGAAPAATPAAAPAEGTAPAPAGAAPAPAEGAAPAAPANGEAKPAEGAAPATSH, encoded by the coding sequence ATGGACTCATTCGAAATGAACAAGGTGCTCGGCGGTCTGCTGGGCACGGCCTTCGTGGTCTTCTCGATCTCGCTGGTGTCGGATGCGATCTTCGCGTCGCCGGTTCCGGAAAAGCCGGGCTTCACCATCGAAGCGGCCGAAGAGGCCGGTGCTGGCGCCGGTGGCGGCGAAGCTGCCGCGGCGGCCGTGCCGATCGCCCAGCTGCTGGCCAGCGCCAACGCCGAGGCGGGCGCTGCCGTCTTCAAGAAGTGCACCGCCTGCCACTCCATCGAGAAGGGCGGCCCCAACAAGGTCGGCCCGGACCTCTGGGGCGTCGTCAATCGTCCGATGGCCTCGCATGAAGGTTTCGCCTATTCGGGCGGCATGAAGGAATTCTCGCAGGGCAGCACGGTTGTCTGGGACTTCGAGCACCTCAACCACTTCCTGACCTCGCCCAAGGCCTACATCAAGGGCACCGCGATGGGCTTCGCCGGCATCAAGAAGGATGACGAGCGCGCCAACCTGATCGCCTACCTGAACTCGCAGTCGGACAGCCCGGCTCCGCTCCCGGCCCCGGGCGCTGCTCCGGCTGCGACGCCTGCCGCCGCTCCGGCGGAAGGTACAGCTCCCGCGCCTGCCGGCGCCGCCCCGGCCCCAGCCGAAGGTGCAGCACCTGCTGCGCCGGCAAATGGCGAGGCCAAGCCTGCCGAGGGCGCGGCTCCGGCGACGTCCCACTGA
- a CDS encoding HIT family protein, with protein sequence MMSVLNTGFALDSRLDTDSEPLMWLGLCELRIMNDKRWPWLILVPQRLGIEELHDLTPLDQAMLTFESNMVANALKRVTGCTKINSGALGNIVRQLHFHIVARSEGDPGWPGPVWGHGVREPYRSDDLHRFAESIKTAL encoded by the coding sequence ATGATGTCGGTGCTCAACACCGGGTTTGCGCTGGACTCGCGTCTGGACACCGACAGCGAGCCCTTGATGTGGCTCGGGTTGTGCGAGTTACGCATCATGAACGACAAGCGCTGGCCGTGGCTGATTCTGGTGCCGCAGCGCCTCGGCATCGAGGAACTGCACGACCTGACCCCGCTCGACCAGGCCATGCTGACCTTCGAGAGCAACATGGTGGCCAACGCGCTGAAACGCGTAACCGGCTGTACCAAGATCAACAGCGGCGCGCTCGGCAACATCGTGCGCCAGCTGCACTTCCACATCGTTGCCCGCTCCGAGGGCGATCCGGGTTGGCCCGGCCCTGTCTGGGGGCACGGCGTGCGCGAACCCTACCGCAGCGACGATCTCCACCGCTTCGCAGAGAGCATCAAGACTGCTCTTTAG
- a CDS encoding prephenate dehydratase, whose protein sequence is MPTTTNKISFQGEPGANSDTACRNMFPDMEPLPCATFEDAFNAVETGKADLAMIPIENTIAGRVADIHHLLPESKLHIVGEYFLPIHFQLMVLPGVQRSEIKTVHSHIHALGQCRKYIRKNGWKPVVAGDTAGAAKLVSEVKDRTMAALAPRLAASLYGLDMLEENVEDTDTNVTRFVVLTKNKQWVERPSPDAKMMTTFIFRVRNVPAALYKAMGGFATNGVNMTKLESYQLGAFTATLFYADIEGHPDDAGVAHALEELRFFSREVRILGVYPASDSRDEWKVAD, encoded by the coding sequence ATGCCGACGACGACCAACAAGATCTCCTTCCAGGGCGAGCCGGGCGCCAATTCCGACACAGCCTGCCGCAACATGTTTCCCGACATGGAGCCGCTGCCCTGCGCGACCTTCGAGGACGCTTTCAATGCGGTGGAGACCGGCAAGGCCGACCTGGCGATGATCCCGATCGAGAACACGATCGCCGGTCGCGTCGCCGACATTCATCATCTCTTGCCGGAATCGAAGCTGCACATCGTCGGCGAATATTTTCTGCCGATCCATTTCCAGCTGATGGTCCTGCCGGGCGTGCAGCGCTCGGAGATCAAGACTGTGCATAGCCACATCCATGCGCTCGGCCAGTGCCGCAAATACATCCGCAAGAACGGCTGGAAGCCGGTCGTGGCGGGCGACACCGCCGGCGCCGCCAAGCTGGTGTCTGAGGTCAAGGACCGGACGATGGCGGCCCTTGCGCCGCGTCTCGCCGCCTCGCTCTACGGCCTCGACATGCTTGAAGAGAATGTCGAGGACACCGACACCAACGTTACCCGCTTCGTGGTGCTGACCAAGAACAAGCAGTGGGTCGAACGTCCGAGCCCTGATGCCAAGATGATGACGACCTTCATCTTCCGCGTCCGCAACGTGCCGGCCGCGCTCTACAAGGCGATGGGCGGTTTCGCCACCAATGGCGTCAACATGACCAAGCTGGAGAGCTACCAACTGGGCGCCTTCACCGCGACGCTGTTTTATGCCGACATCGAGGGCCACCCTGATGATGCTGGCGTTGCGCATGCGCTGGAGGAGCTGCGCTTCTTCTCGCGCGAAGTGCGCATCCTCGGCGTTTACCCGGCGAGCGATTCCCGCGACGAATGGAAGGTCGCCGACTGA
- a CDS encoding YbaB/EbfC family nucleoid-associated protein → MKDLLGLMGKAKEMQAKMQAMQEEIALLEMTGQAGGGLVTVTLTGKSEMKALKIDPSLVKEGEGEIIEDLIVAAHNDAKAKVEAAMQEKTKALTAGLPIPPGMKLPF, encoded by the coding sequence ATGAAGGATCTGCTCGGCCTTATGGGCAAGGCGAAGGAAATGCAGGCCAAGATGCAGGCCATGCAGGAAGAGATCGCACTGCTTGAGATGACCGGCCAGGCCGGCGGCGGCCTGGTGACGGTAACGCTGACCGGCAAGTCCGAGATGAAGGCGCTGAAGATCGACCCGTCGCTGGTCAAGGAAGGCGAGGGCGAGATCATCGAGGACCTGATCGTCGCCGCCCACAACGATGCCAAGGCCAAGGTCGAGGCAGCGATGCAGGAAAAGACCAAGGCTCTGACCGCCGGCCTGCCGATCCCGCCCGGCATGAAGCTGCCGTTCTAA